Part of the Hemicordylus capensis ecotype Gifberg chromosome 7, rHemCap1.1.pri, whole genome shotgun sequence genome, CTGCACGTTTCGGATGGTTAAGGAGCAATCTCTGGTCACTCCTTCACGGCCAGTGTAACTTGGGCCTGTGGAAATCACCCTTCCAACCTCCGCATGGAAGATCTTTCTGTTGTTGTCATATTGAGCACCTCGGAACCAAAAGCAGACAGTCGGGTTCCTGGCATCCCGCACAGAAAGGGTGACCTCTTGCCCCACACGGGGGTTTGAGGGGACGGGGACAATGTAGAAGGCATCCGTTGGCTGGAGGCAGGAGGCCAAAGCCACAGCTGGAAGGCAAGGATCGGGAGAAGTTGTTAGACCAAAGCTCCCCCACTACTGCTTCTCCTGGGATTGATGATCCATCCTTGGGCCTCTGAACCCAAGGAACATACATACAGGCTGACTGGAAATGTTTGCACTgcactggttctcacaatcaatcTAATGTGAGTTAGGAATTAAGAGATTTCTGTCCCGCACTGCACGTGCTCCCATGGACCGTACTGTGAGAACTGACTTTTTTCAGGAATCGCCATTTGGCGACACTCCAACCCAACATGAAGCTGAGATCTGTAACCAGGATCTGAAGTTAACTTGACCGTGTCGGTTCCACGGCGGGTTGGCATGGCACCCATCTGTGATTCCCGAAAAAAAATCTGAGTTCTCCTGACATATTCCATGGAGCAGGAGCGCGACAGGAATCTGTGTCTCTGATTCCTGGCCTAACGAAAATTAGatcaattgtgagaaccagcccactgtAAAAATTAACtaatagaccagggctgctcaatgtgcaaacacaaaaatgtgctttgtactgagtcagacccttggtccatctagctcagtattgtctacactgactggcagcagccctccaagatttcaggcaggaatctctccctgctctaagtggagatgctgccagggattgaacctggggccttctgtgtgcatGCAGAGCTGGTTCTTCACCAAGAAGCTACAGCCTCTCTTGCCTCTAACGGCTGCTTTATCCGCAAGAATTAGAAGGTGGAACTTTTTGGCAGCATGGCGATAAACGTCATCTGCTGCTAATTcctgcagatttatttatttatggttagattatttttataccgcctttcattaaaacaatctcaaggcggtttacaaaacattatatatacacacacacacacacacacacacacagagagaacagaactctattacagtcaaagaccaatatacaaagaaatacaaacaatgcatcatgtaaataaataataaataaaaaattaaaaagtgtgtgtgcatatatatatacacacacacactcatatatacgcatatatatatatgagtataaaacagttatacaataaaaataatatcaaATTGGAATATACAAATctaaataaaagttttaaaaacatgaaacacaataggaccataaaatacagtgcagcagcaacaaaaacaaacactgatataaaagcctgggtaaaaagccaagatttcacttgctttctaaaaactgtgatggagactgaggcgtggatggccaccaggagagcattccgaagtctgggggcaaccactgagaaggccccgtcccacgtgcacgacagccgagcctccctcattgtcagcacgcggagcagagccccctccaaagGATCTCGTCAAGCAGCTGCTGAACACAGCAGCAAGCATCAGTTCAGAAGTGGGCAACACAGAAATTGGCTGCCTTTCAAGCAACCCACAAAAcatattaccatatttacccaaatagaaggtgactctgaatgtcagatgatgccttaaaagatagaggctAAATGCAGGTTGTACAGCTGTATTATGCCAGTATTTATCCAAAAGAAAGGGGAATCTGAATCtaagattcacacacacacacacacccatatttaacaggaaggaactgggggaaAGCCATGACTTAGTAaacccctggtggtgcagtggtaaaactgccgccctgtaaccagaaggttacaagtccgatcctgaccaggggctcaaggttgactcagccttccatccttctgaggtcggtaaaatgagtacccagaaatgttgggggcaatatgctaaatcattgtaaaccgcttagagagctccggctaagtgccattgctattgctattgctaaatatggTACTCTTTTTCTTCCCAGACCTGCTGAAATTCCTCCCTGTCCGCAACTATTAAAGGAACAGACACTCTAGCACGGGGAGCACACCTTcagccctgcagctgctgttggactgcaactcccatcctgcctattggccacagtggctggggatgatgggagttgtagtccaactgcagcTGCAGCAACGGCTAGAGTCCTGCACCCCTATTCTAGCCTCTTTCTCATCCAGAGACCTTGCTCAGCCAGACCCACTCATCCTGCATCTCACCTGCCAGGAGCAGCCTCATCCTCTGCGAGCTGGGATGGAGGATGCCAGAGAGGAGAGCCATGGTGTGTGCAGGCAGACGGATGGCTCTGGCTCTCCGCCTAGGGGCTTATATATTGTGCAGAGGAAGGGGACTCCCCCACCAGGCCAATGATGGGAAGGAGGGAGACTGGAATGGAGCGTTAGGCAAGAAGTCCTCGCTCAGAAGGAACATGAGGGGAACAGGACGTTCCTAGCAAGAAACCATTTCCTCCTAGGCAGAAGAGGAAATTGCAAATACATATAACCAGGGATTGGGTTATAAGCTTTTGCAAATGCTCATAACCAAATgcgggttcacttctggttcggATTCGCCAATATCGTTTAACTCTTCCACTCAGGCatcagcttttaaaaggggttcAGTAAACACTTGGAAGCAGTGTGGATACATTTCGTGTAGAGTCACGTCAAACAATTTTGCTGGCTTGatctaacatatttatttatcaccCCAAACCCACGGATCTGAGCGGTTTACTATAAAGCAGCACAAactgaaacaaaattaaaatattaaaactatttaaaactgaaaacaatGTCTATATCTTAttatatcttatatttctttttagattgtgagccctttggggacagggatccatcttacttatttattatttctctgtgtaaaccgtgctgagccatttttggaagggcggtatagaaattgaataaataaatacataaatatatactTACATACATAAAATCtatgagtctaattaaaagcctgggtgaactatCTGCTAGCAATGTAGCTCTACAAAATGAATTCCACACTAACTCTTTAACCAATTATAAATATTTCTAAAAtattatttgtaaactgcttatttgtttcttttaaaactttttttaaaaagaccataaaactgtaaaaacaggaaaataaaacagGAATCTACACCTGTGCAGCAAGTGCCAGCTGACGGAACCACTTATTCTTAGTCGGTTTGCAAAACAAACTTCTCACTGGCTTAACTTCTGCAAATTAGGCTGCTatgaagccagggaggaaagccAGGGTAAAACAGTGGCAAAAATATATAGCATTAACCCCTTTCCCTTTCAAGgcttctgtttgttgttgttgttgttttaccacTGTTAGACAGAAGTTCATCAGGTGAAGATTTTGCTGGAGTAATTTCACCCGCCCAATGTCTGCTGCCACTCTGCTgttcaaaacaaagaaacaagaggggtgggggtgagttgGCAAGGATCAACCCAGCACCATCCCTTCTCAGTGGTGAGTGGATGCAAAAAAAGGCCACATAACAGtggtacagaagagggaattcTTGTGGGAGCAGCTtgtcctagagcaggggtgggcaaaccctccagctgatgttgaactacaactcccatcaccccccagc contains:
- the LOC128333396 gene encoding carcinoembryonic antigen-related cell adhesion molecule 16-like isoform X1, with amino-acid sequence MALLSGILHPSSQRMRLLLAAVALASCLQPTDAFYIVPVPSNPRVGQEVTLSVRDARNPTVCFWFRGAQYDNNRKIFHAEVGRVISTGPSYTGREGVTRDCSLTIRNVQASDSGEYLVVLMEGYQFGNFKYAVGRLQVSN
- the LOC128333396 gene encoding carcinoembryonic antigen-related cell adhesion molecule 16-like isoform X2, with protein sequence MRSAVALASCLQPTDAFYIVPVPSNPRVGQEVTLSVRDARNPTVCFWFRGAQYDNNRKIFHAEVGRVISTGPSYTGREGVTRDCSLTIRNVQASDSGEYLVVLMEGYQFGNFKYAVGRLQVSN